In the Thermithiobacillus plumbiphilus genome, GCCGGTGAATTGGATCGTGCGCGATGCCGGGATTGTGGCGGCGTTGGCGCGATTGATCGAAGAACGCGCCAGCCGTGGGTTCTGGAAGTGCTATCAGCGCCTGCGGCTGGAAGGCTTTACCTGGAATCACAAGCGGGTATATCGGGTGTACTGCATGATGAAGCTCAACCTACGTCGGAAGGCCAAACAACGGCTACCCAAGCGGGAGCGCGTCCCGTTGTACGTGCCACGTCGGCCAGATTCGGTCTGGTCGGCGGATTTCGTGGCGGATGCGCTGCTCTGCGGCAAGCGCTTGCGCCTGTTCAATGTGGTGGACGACTTCAACCGGGAAGCCGTGCATATCGAGGTGGACACCTCCATCACCTCAGAGCGCTTGGTGCGGGTATTCGAGCAGCTGCGAAAAGAGCGGGGTCTACCGCAGGTATTGCGTACGGACAATGGCCCGGAATTCCTGGGGGAGGCATTCATCCATTGGGCCAGGCAGGCGGGCATGGCGATCCAATACATACAACCCGGCAAGCCCAACCAGAATGCCTTCATCGAACGATTCAATCGCACGCTGCGCGATGAGTTGCTGAACGCGCATCTCTTTGCCCGGCTTGATGATGTGCGCGAGGCCGTCTACT is a window encoding:
- a CDS encoding IS3 family transposase (programmed frameshift), with translation MKKSRFTETQIVSILKEADAGRSIKEVCRQHGISDATYYKWKSRYGGMEASDLKRVKDLEAENARLKRLFADMALENAAMKDLIGKKTLTPDGRRDAARYLVTAHRISVVRACRCVSLSRSAYYEEPVNWIVRDAGIVAALARLIEERASRGFWKCYQRLRLEGFTWNHKRVYRVYCMMKLNLRRKAKQRLPKRERVPLYVPRRPDSVWSADFVADALLCGKRLRLFNVVDDFNREAVHIEVDTSITSERLVRVFEQLRKERGLPQVLRTDNGPEFLGEAFIHWARQAGMAIQYIQPGKPNQNAFIERFNRTLRDELLNAHLFARLDDVREAVYWWMIEYNEERPHDSLGGIPPLQYRSQNAENSTYELPT